The Orcinus orca chromosome 4, mOrcOrc1.1, whole genome shotgun sequence genome includes a region encoding these proteins:
- the AFF1 gene encoding AF4/FMR2 family member 1 isoform X10, producing MTHSWPPPLTAIHTPSTAEPSKFPFPAKDSQHISSAALNQKQYDTSSKTHSNSQQGTSMLKDDLQLSDSEDSDSDQTPEKPPSASAPPSAPQALPAAAASAHSSSAESESTSDSDSSSDSESESSSSDSEENEPREAPAPEPEPPTTNKWQLDNWLTKVSQPAPPAEAPGSAVPPARHPDSKGKGGDGATGGHERSESKEPPPKSSSKAPRVPSEGPHAGKRSCQKSPAQQEPPQRQTVGSKQPKKPVKASAPGHADAHADARASLLVESEPGLPPQASKDQPSKDKPKVKTKGRPRAAESREPKPVAPTPSERKKHRSDPPAPPKAPPKDAAEDRSPEHFALVPLTQSQGPARSGGARTSGCRLAVVVQEDRRKDKPLVPLRDTKLLSPLRDTPLPQSLMVKITLDLLSRIPQPPGKGSRPKKPEDKQPLAAKKADSEKRSSENSSKLAKKRKGEAERDHDSKKIRLEKEVKSQSSPSSSHKESSKSKTPRPSSEPSKKEMLPPSLVSSSSSQKPAKPAQKRSRQEADPSGQNPPKSASSSKGNHRDSSVSKHRKVEGKGPGSSTEHKGSSGDTANRFPVPSLPNGNSKPGKPHVKLDKQQADFHMKEARRLKDKAELMTDKVGKAFKYLEAALSFIECGIAMELESPASKSACSIYAETLDLIKFIMSLKSFSDATTPTQEKIFAVLCMRCQSILNMAMFRCKKDIAMKYSRTLNEHFFKTSSKVAQAPSPCIARSTGTPSPLSPMPSPASSIGSQSSAGSVGSGGMPATISTPVTIQNMTSSYVTITSHVLTAFDLWEQAEVLTRKNKEFFAQLGTGVCTLALDSSLMDLVRYTRQGFQRLKQVTKTP from the exons CATGCTCAAAGATGACCTTCAGCTCAGTGACAGTGAGGACAGTGACAGCGATCAA ACCCCAGAGAAGCCTCCGTCCGCATCTGCACCTCCAAG CGCTCCGCAGGCGCTGCCGGCAGCCGCGGCCTCAGCACATTCCAGCAGCGCTGAGTCGGAGAGCACCAGCGACTCTGACAGCTCCTCGGACTCGGAGAGCGAGAGCAGCTCCAGTGACAGCGAGGAGAATGAGCCTCGAGAAGCCCCGGCTCCCGAG CCCGAACCTCCGACAACAAACAAATGGCAGCTGGACAACTGGCTGACCAAAGTCAGCCAGCCTGCGCCGCCCGCCGAGGCCCCGGGCAGCGCCGTGCCCCCGGCCCGGCACCCGGACAGTAAAGGCAAGGGTGGCGACGGCGCCACCGGAGGTCACGAGCGCTCGGAGTCCAAAGAGCCTCCCCCCAAAAGCTCCAGCAAAGCTCCCCGGGTGCCTTCTGAAGGCCCCCATGCGGGCAAGAGGAGCTGTCAAAAGTCCCCTGCCCAACAGGAGCCCCCACAGAGGCAAACCGTGGGATCCAAACAACCCAAGAAGCCCGTCAAGGCCTCCGCCCCGGGGCATGCGGATGCGCATGCAGATGCGCGCGCCAGTCTGCTGGTGGAGAGCGAGCCCGGACTTCCTCCCCAAGCCTCCAAAGACCAGCCTTCCAAAGACAAGCCCAAGGTGAAGACGAAAGGGCGGCCCCGTGCCGCAGAGAGCCGTGAGCCCAAGCCAGTGGCGCCCACCCCCAGCGAACGGAAGAAGCACAGGAGCGACCCCCCGGCCCCCCCGAAGGCACCTCCGAAGGACGCGGCGGAGGACAGGAGCCCCGAGCACTTTGCCCTCGTCCCCCTGACCCAGAGCCAGGGCCCTGCCCGCAGTGGCGGTGCCAGGACTAGTGGCTGCCGACTGGCAGTGGTTGTCCAGGAGGACCGCCGCAAGGACAAACCCCTGGTGCCTTTGAGAGACACCAAGCTGCTCTCCCCGCTCAGGGACACTCCGCTCCCGCAAAGCTTGATGGTGAAGATTACCCTGGACCTCCTCTCTCGGATACCCCAGCCTCCTGGGAAGGGCAGCCGCCCCAAGAAACCGGAAGACAAACAGCCCTTGGCAGCGAAGAAGGCAGATTCTGAGAAGAGAAGCTCAGAAAACTCAAGCAAGTTGGCCAAAAAGAgaaag GGTGAAGCAGAAAGAGACCACGATAGCAAGAAAATCAGGCTGGAGAAAGAAGTCAAATCGCAGTCATCACCCTCATCCTCCCACAAAGAATCTTCTAAATCAAA AACGCCCAGGCCCTCCTCTGAGCCCTCAAAGAAGGAAATGCTTCCCCCTTCACTTGTGTCATCCTCGTCCTCCCAGAAGCCAGCCAAGCCTGCACAAAAGAGGTCaaggcaggaagcagaccccagTGGCCAGAACCCTCCCAAAAGTGCCAGTAGTAGCAAGGGCAACCACAGAGACTCTTCTGTTTCCAAGCACAGAAAAGTAGAGGGGAAGGGCCCTGGAAGCTCTACAGAACACAAA GGATCTTCTGGAGATACTGCAAATCGTTTTCCAGTGCCTTCTTTGCCAAATGGTAACTCCAAGCCAGGGAAGCCTCACGTGAAGTTGGACAA acAACAAGCAGATTTTCACATGAAGGAGGCCAGAAGGTTGAAGGACAAAGCAGAATTAATG ACGGACAAGGTTGGGAAGGCTTTTAAGTACCTGGAAGCTGCCTTGTCCTTTATTGAGTGTGGCATTGCCATGGAATTGGAAAGCCCAGCGTCCAAGTCGGCTTGCTCCATCTATGCAGAAACCCTAGACCTCATCAA ATTCATAATGTCATTAAAATCCTTCTCGGATGCCACAACACCAAcacaggagaagatatttgctgtTTTatg CATGCGTTGCCAGTCCATTTTGAACATGGCTATGTTTCGTTGTAAAAAAGATATAGCAATGAAGTATTCCCGTACTCTTAATGAACACTTCTTCAAGACTTCTTCCAAAGTTGCCCAGGCACCTTCTCCATGCATTGCAAG AAGCACAGGCACACCATCCCCCCTCTCTCCAATGCCTTCTCCAGCCAGCTCCATAGGATCCCAGTCAAGTGCTGGCAGTGTGGGGAGCGGGGGGATGCCCGCCACCATCAGCACCCCAGTCACCATCCAAAACATGACATCTTCCTATGTCACCATTACTTCCCATGTCCTTACCGCCTTTGATCTTTGGGAACAGGCTGAGGTCCTTACCAGGAAGAATAAAG AATTCTTTGCTCAGCTCGGCACAGGTGTGTGCACCCTGGCCCTTGACAGCAGTCTGATGGACCTGGTGCGCTATACAAGACAGGGCTTTCAGCGGCTGAAACAAGTAACCAAAACACCTTAA